A DNA window from Bdellovibrio sp. BCCA contains the following coding sequences:
- a CDS encoding BON domain-containing protein — protein MKRQLVTTLIFVFVGSFAHAMGDSPKPQTTTVRPTYKNYHRQPATTYHSDRDLQATARRSLDRDTGFSDEARNVNIRVRGGRASIQGFVQSPEESDALKRKVMAIDGVHRVDDKTSVRE, from the coding sequence ATGAAAAGACAACTTGTAACAACTCTCATTTTTGTTTTTGTTGGGAGCTTTGCGCACGCCATGGGAGACTCTCCAAAACCTCAAACCACGACCGTGAGACCTACGTACAAAAACTATCATCGCCAACCCGCAACGACCTACCACTCCGATCGAGACTTGCAAGCGACGGCCCGTCGAAGTTTGGACCGAGACACTGGTTTTTCTGACGAAGCCAGAAACGTTAATATCCGTGTAAGAGGTGGTCGCGCTTCTATTCAAGGATTTGTACAATCTCCGGAAGAAAGTGACGCCTTGAAAAGAAAAGTGATGGCCATTGATGGTGTTCATCGTGTCGATGATAAAACTTCGGTCAGAGAATGA
- the speB gene encoding agmatinase: protein MEYKPLSGREFPRFSAIKTFFRLPYVAIDADYEVGIFGIPYDGGVSYRPGGRFAPAKVRDVSSLGRGFHMTRMENFFEKLKVADIGDCPTVPIDQRQTYERIEKFVGEVLSHNKRFLAVGGDHSTTLPVLRALRKKYGKPLAFVHFDAHLDTYPAAWGQEYHHGAFARHAVEEGLVDPKKMVQIGIRGPLAGGDDLDFVNKHGIRVITVDEIRNQPITEFLKTLPKFDDTPTYISYDIDNLDPSCAPGTGTPVPGGLTTYEVQRIFRAFQIPNLVGGDVVEISPPFDHADITALAGMDALFEMLHLFKKK, encoded by the coding sequence ATGGAATACAAACCACTCAGCGGACGCGAATTTCCCCGATTTTCTGCGATTAAAACTTTCTTCAGATTGCCTTACGTTGCAATAGACGCAGACTACGAGGTCGGCATTTTCGGAATCCCTTACGATGGAGGAGTTTCCTATCGTCCCGGAGGGCGTTTTGCTCCAGCCAAAGTGCGCGACGTTTCAAGTCTAGGTCGTGGTTTTCATATGACTCGCATGGAAAACTTCTTTGAAAAACTCAAAGTAGCCGACATCGGCGACTGCCCGACAGTGCCAATCGATCAACGCCAAACTTACGAACGCATCGAAAAGTTTGTGGGTGAGGTTTTAAGTCACAATAAAAGATTCCTCGCCGTCGGTGGCGACCACTCAACGACATTGCCAGTGCTTCGCGCCCTTCGCAAAAAATATGGAAAGCCTTTAGCCTTCGTTCATTTCGATGCGCACTTGGATACATATCCAGCGGCTTGGGGGCAAGAATACCATCACGGCGCGTTTGCCCGTCATGCGGTGGAAGAGGGTTTGGTTGATCCAAAGAAAATGGTGCAAATCGGAATTCGCGGTCCTTTAGCTGGCGGAGACGATTTGGATTTCGTGAACAAACACGGCATTCGTGTGATCACGGTCGACGAGATTCGCAATCAGCCGATCACAGAGTTTTTAAAAACGCTTCCAAAGTTTGACGATACACCAACATACATCAGCTATGACATCGACAACTTAGATCCAAGCTGTGCTCCAGGCACTGGAACTCCAGTTCCCGGCGGCCTTACAACTTATGAAGTGCAAAGAATTTTCCGCGCCTTTCAAATTCCAAACTTAGTGGGTGGAGACGTCGTAGAAATTTCCCCACCATTCGATCACGCTGACATCACGGCACTTGCTGGTATGGATGCGCTCTTTGAAATGCTTCACTTATTCAAGAAAAAATAA
- a CDS encoding A/G-specific adenine glycosylase — translation MTVKYDYKLDHKQLTQWYKKNNRALPWRESKDPYRIWLSEVMLQQTTVVAVIPYFEKFLKKFPTVQDLAKAPESEVLEAWAGLGYYSRARNLHKAAKALAENGFPQTAAELLELPGFGPYTSRAVASIAFGEKVGVLDGNVIRVLSRRYGLKLEWWNNKGREQLQTISDDLAALGQSDVVNQGLMELGATVCTPQKVTCMLCPWAATCVSREKNLVEKLPLKKPRKESEVWVWKPLVAIKDRKVALVKNDYAPFLKGQMIFPGEIAMEKNKPKAYDAKHNITHHDIFIQISQRKSVAGKNIEWVDLKELKKVNPSSLLQKVLHKVEI, via the coding sequence ATGACTGTAAAATACGACTACAAACTCGACCACAAACAACTTACGCAATGGTACAAAAAGAACAACCGCGCTTTGCCATGGCGTGAAAGCAAGGACCCTTATCGTATTTGGCTTTCCGAAGTAATGCTGCAACAAACCACAGTCGTTGCGGTCATTCCTTATTTCGAAAAATTTCTTAAGAAGTTTCCGACAGTCCAAGATTTGGCAAAAGCTCCAGAGAGCGAAGTTTTAGAAGCTTGGGCCGGTCTTGGTTATTACTCTCGCGCGCGCAATCTGCATAAAGCAGCTAAGGCCTTGGCAGAAAATGGATTTCCACAAACAGCCGCCGAACTTTTAGAGCTTCCTGGATTTGGTCCTTACACATCTCGCGCAGTTGCCAGCATTGCCTTCGGTGAAAAGGTCGGCGTTTTAGATGGCAACGTGATCCGCGTGCTGTCCCGCCGTTACGGATTGAAATTAGAATGGTGGAACAACAAAGGCCGAGAGCAACTGCAAACGATCTCTGATGACTTGGCAGCCTTGGGGCAATCGGATGTTGTCAATCAAGGGTTGATGGAGCTTGGAGCAACGGTTTGTACTCCACAAAAGGTGACTTGCATGTTGTGTCCTTGGGCTGCGACATGTGTTTCGCGCGAAAAGAATTTGGTAGAAAAATTGCCATTGAAAAAACCGCGCAAAGAAAGCGAAGTCTGGGTCTGGAAGCCCCTTGTCGCGATCAAAGACCGTAAAGTCGCTCTTGTTAAGAATGACTACGCGCCCTTTTTGAAAGGGCAGATGATTTTTCCTGGCGAAATCGCGATGGAAAAAAACAAGCCCAAAGCCTATGATGCCAAACACAACATCACACATCATGATATCTTTATTCAGATCTCTCAGCGAAAATCAGTAGCTGGAAAAAATATTGAATGGGTGGATTTGAAGGAGCTTAAGAAGGTCAATCCTTCTTCGTTGCTTCAAAAGGTATTGCACAAGGTTGAAATATGA
- a CDS encoding exo-beta-N-acetylmuramidase NamZ family protein, producing the protein MKLGVEVLLSNPKMLKSLKGKRVGLVCHPASVDENLQHSLDLLSKKIKLSCAFGPQHGVRGDKQDNMIESPDFVDPVLKIPIFSLYGEVRRPTAEMMEHFDVLLFDLQDLGCRIYTFITTLLYVMEECAKLGKSVIVLDRPNPAGRPIEGFKMLPGWESFVGAAPIPMRHGLTVGELALYFKDFYTMNLDLQVVKMKGYSPEKGPGFGWDTKRPWVNPSPNAASLNMARAYSGTVLIEGTTLSEARGTTRALEMIGASDIDFAEVLLRMKKKAPQWHKGVTLRECYFEPTFHKHVGKLCHGFQFHTDAKSYKHDQFKPFRLTALMLKVIREMHPKYPIYRDFAYEYVRDRLAFDVINGGPALKDWIENPKATPKDLDAALAKGEKSWAKERKKYLLY; encoded by the coding sequence ATGAAGCTCGGTGTAGAAGTTTTGCTTTCCAATCCCAAAATGCTCAAGTCTCTCAAAGGGAAAAGAGTCGGACTTGTTTGCCATCCCGCGAGTGTTGACGAGAATCTTCAACACAGCTTGGACCTTCTTTCGAAGAAAATAAAACTTTCTTGCGCATTCGGTCCTCAGCATGGGGTGCGTGGGGATAAGCAAGACAACATGATCGAGAGCCCGGACTTCGTTGATCCTGTTCTTAAGATTCCAATTTTTAGTCTCTATGGTGAGGTTCGTCGTCCAACGGCCGAAATGATGGAGCATTTTGATGTGCTCCTTTTTGATCTTCAAGATTTGGGCTGCCGTATTTACACCTTCATCACGACTTTGCTTTATGTGATGGAAGAATGTGCGAAGCTTGGAAAAAGCGTGATCGTCTTGGATCGTCCGAATCCAGCGGGTCGTCCGATTGAAGGTTTTAAAATGCTTCCCGGCTGGGAATCCTTTGTGGGCGCGGCTCCGATTCCTATGCGCCACGGTCTGACTGTCGGCGAACTCGCACTTTATTTTAAAGACTTCTACACGATGAATCTGGATTTGCAGGTTGTGAAGATGAAGGGCTATTCACCGGAGAAAGGCCCTGGCTTCGGCTGGGATACAAAGCGTCCCTGGGTGAACCCGTCTCCGAATGCAGCATCACTCAATATGGCAAGAGCGTATTCAGGCACGGTTTTGATTGAAGGTACAACATTGTCTGAAGCACGCGGGACAACAAGAGCTTTAGAAATGATCGGAGCTTCCGATATCGATTTTGCTGAAGTTCTTTTGCGCATGAAAAAGAAAGCTCCGCAATGGCACAAAGGTGTGACTTTGCGTGAGTGTTACTTTGAACCGACTTTCCACAAACACGTCGGTAAACTTTGTCACGGATTCCAATTTCACACGGATGCAAAAAGTTATAAGCACGATCAGTTTAAGCCATTTCGTTTAACAGCATTGATGCTCAAAGTGATCCGTGAAATGCATCCCAAGTATCCGATCTATCGCGATTTTGCTTATGAGTACGTGCGTGACCGTTTGGCTTTTGACGTGATCAACGGCGGCCCTGCATTGAAAGACTGGATTGAAAATCCGAAAGCCACACCGAAAGATTTGGATGCGGCTTTAGCTAAAGGCGAAAAATCTTGGGCGAAAGAACGTAAGAAATATCTTTTGTATTAA
- a CDS encoding TolB family protein has protein sequence MKWMSTVVAALLLCVGCTHLSITKDVLTPDYLLAKGSKQITFLGDNDHPRFSDDGLRLLYTSRSRATHKGAQIYEMDLLKNKERRVTFSDGDAFDAIYMSDAEILYASTTDEIKESPLLNKSFNKDYPPSDLYMSDLYGNDILRITQQPGYDGEPLFITHPTKPFILLTSRRGDLLGIYRIDLKHLPVSLISAAKEKEKRFPTMTPDRTQIAWVEKDLKTEEQSLVLFKLKGKIPFVLKKGEGVYRDLFFAPRAPQRLFYSILRKGEKQYQIEVYDTEKQCTQVVFKGNDSLFSPVVTNESTERLAFVRLFQDKKQIYIVNLPTDLGPCLETPAQATLKE, from the coding sequence ATGAAGTGGATGAGTACGGTAGTTGCGGCGTTGTTGTTATGTGTGGGATGCACTCACCTTAGTATCACAAAAGACGTTCTGACTCCCGACTATCTTCTTGCCAAAGGTTCTAAGCAAATCACATTTTTAGGTGACAACGATCATCCCCGTTTTTCTGACGACGGCTTAAGACTTCTTTATACGAGCCGCAGTCGTGCCACTCACAAAGGTGCGCAGATTTATGAAATGGATCTGCTTAAAAACAAAGAGCGTCGCGTGACGTTCTCTGATGGCGATGCATTTGATGCGATCTATATGAGTGATGCAGAAATTCTTTATGCATCGACCACGGACGAAATCAAAGAAAGTCCTTTGCTCAATAAAAGTTTCAATAAAGATTATCCCCCGTCGGATCTTTACATGAGTGATCTGTACGGCAACGACATCCTTCGTATCACGCAACAGCCGGGATACGATGGCGAGCCATTGTTTATTACTCACCCGACAAAGCCGTTTATTCTTTTGACATCTCGTCGCGGAGATCTTTTAGGAATTTATCGCATTGACCTCAAACACCTTCCCGTTAGTTTGATTTCGGCAGCAAAAGAAAAAGAAAAACGTTTTCCAACCATGACGCCTGATCGCACGCAAATTGCCTGGGTTGAGAAAGATTTAAAAACTGAGGAGCAAAGCCTTGTCCTCTTTAAACTTAAAGGGAAAATTCCTTTTGTTTTAAAAAAGGGTGAAGGGGTTTACCGCGATCTTTTCTTCGCTCCCCGTGCGCCGCAAAGGCTTTTTTATAGTATTCTCCGCAAGGGCGAAAAGCAGTACCAGATTGAAGTTTATGATACCGAGAAGCAATGCACTCAGGTCGTTTTTAAGGGCAATGACTCTTTGTTTTCCCCTGTGGTCACAAATGAATCTACGGAACGTCTAGCCTTTGTACGTTTATTTCAGGATAAGAAACAAATTTACATAGTGAATTTGCCGACCGATTTAGGCCCTTGCCTGGAGACCCCGGCTCAAGCTACTCTTAAAGAGTGA